A genome region from Deltaproteobacteria bacterium includes the following:
- a CDS encoding energy transducer TonB, which translates to MHLGEIFKKDHSESCKLKDAACGNNGNTRKDLFFAMSASLAMHIGIVIILTTATAMSTSLKIWEDSVLHVSLVSSTEGRRTDIKDLSEITLPMKEPASDRANTIEPQVVVKPVEKKDRDKISVEPVTSRVVEMQSIKPMVASISRPASLRTNDGSTTLQGNKGYGESVAGLSPATGISLAVPRYRENVHPAYPLIARIRGYEGVVLLSVEISADGRVGGLRIKRSSGYAMLDMSALEAVKTWKFEPGRKMGKPANMWVEVPVKFILRDNDQM; encoded by the coding sequence ATGCACCTTGGAGAAATTTTCAAGAAAGACCATTCAGAATCGTGCAAGCTGAAGGATGCAGCTTGTGGAAATAATGGAAATACCCGTAAAGACTTATTTTTTGCTATGTCTGCATCCCTTGCCATGCATATAGGCATAGTAATTATCCTCACTACTGCCACAGCCATGTCCACCAGTTTAAAAATATGGGAAGATTCCGTTCTTCATGTATCTCTGGTTTCATCGACAGAAGGACGGAGGACGGATATAAAGGATTTGTCAGAAATTACTCTACCGATGAAGGAACCCGCTAGCGACAGGGCAAACACCATCGAACCCCAGGTGGTAGTCAAACCGGTTGAGAAAAAAGACAGAGACAAAATATCAGTGGAGCCGGTTACTTCCCGTGTTGTTGAGATGCAGTCTATCAAACCCATGGTTGCTTCGATATCTCGTCCGGCCAGCCTGCGAACGAATGATGGGTCAACAACACTGCAGGGTAACAAGGGGTATGGTGAATCTGTCGCCGGCCTTTCACCGGCGACTGGAATATCTTTGGCTGTTCCGCGGTACCGTGAAAATGTCCATCCCGCCTATCCACTGATTGCCCGAATCCGGGGTTATGAAGGGGTCGTTCTTCTTTCCGTGGAGATTTCTGCCGACGGCAGGGTTGGCGGTTTGAGGATTAAAAGATCCTCCGGATACGCTATGCTGGACATGTCGGCACTTGAGGCGGTAAAAACATGGAAGTTTGAACCGGGCAGGAAGATGGGGAAACCCGCCAACATGTGGGTTGAAGTTCCTGTGAAGTTTATCCTGAGGGATAACGATCAGATGTAA